One window of Pyrus communis chromosome 12, drPyrComm1.1, whole genome shotgun sequence genomic DNA carries:
- the LOC137710951 gene encoding DEK domain-containing chromatin-associated protein 1-like isoform X2, which yields MASEALEEKKPEDEAPVAEKPGAEAEEVTKEEAKEEEQEKEEEKEKENVSEASEKVTEKEEKVVEEGQEEKEKESEETPKKTTRGRRASLKKVENDQTESKKRGRDSAAKKSKEAKAEKKEKEPVTPVSERPTRERKLVERYSAPESGRSSGTKSLSIEKGHGTELKNIPNVAFKMSKRKADDNLQLLHTILFGKKAKPHSLKKNISQFSGYVWVENEEKHRARVKEKIDKCVKEKLMDFCDLLNIPVKGTTKKEDLSVKLLEFLESPHSTTDILLAEKEQKGQKRRRKATPSKAAGSGEASPETSAKKQKETPNSDKKQESSKADEEEDDDKVETSDVKDGSGEDDDHNMVNEESDPEEKSDEEQKEPKDQVSSPKSSSKKTVKEGSKAKAGSKTTPSKKKTPAKSAKTPTESAKKSSSTLKRGATDAEGASGSTTKAKRSAKKQKTEKESPKDTKEKATGKKQSSKSPAKAPAKDQGKGKVSKKPKPEPTRDDMHAVIVDILKEVDFNTATLSDILRQLGIHFSVDLMHRKAEVKAIITDVINNMTDEEDEGEEAEENAEAGDDSDKDEEKDDDGKDNDDA from the exons ATGGCGTCCGAAGCCCTAGAGGAGAAGAAACCCGAGGACGAAGCTCCGGTGGCGGAGAAGCCGGGGGCTGAGGCCGAGGAGGTGACGAAGGAGGAGGCTAAGGAAGAGGAGcaagagaaagaggaagagaaggagaaggagaatgtTTCGGAAGCTTCCGAGAAGGTCACTGAGAAGGAGGAGAAAGTTGTTGAAGAAGGCCaagaggagaaggagaaagagagtgaGGAAACTCCAAAGAAGACTACGAGGGGTCGAAGGGCTAGCTTGAAGAAGGTGGAGAACGACCAGACCGAGTCGAAAAAAAGAGGCAGGGACTCGGCTGCGAAGAAGAGTAAAGAAGCTAAGGcggagaagaaagagaaggaacCGGTGACTCCGGTGAGTGAGAGGCCCACAAGGGAGAGGAAGCTAGTTGAGCGCTACTCAGCTCCAGAGAGTGGGCGGTCTTCCGGGACTAAATCCTTGAGCATTGAGAAG GGTCACGGTACAGAACTTAAGAATATCCCAAATG TGGCCTTCAAGATGTCAAAGAGAAAAGCAGATGACAACCTTCAATTACTTCACACAATTCTTTTTGGAAAAAAAGCTAAG CCTCAtagtttaaagaaaaatataagtcAGTTTTCAGGTTATGTGTGGGTTGAGAATGAG GAAAAACATCGGGCAAGGGTAAAGGAAAAGATTGATAAGTGTGTTAAAGAGAAATTGATGGATTTTTGTGACTTGCTTAATATTCCGGTTAAGGGCACTACAAAGAAG GAAGATCTTTCTGTCAAGTTATTGGAGTTCTTGGAGTCGCCACATTCTACAACTGATATTTTGCTTGCTGAAAAGGAACAG AAAGGGCAAAAGCGAAGAAGGAAGGCTACACCGAGTAAGGCTGCAGGTTCTGGGGAAGCATCACCAGAAACATCAGCCAAG aaacaaaaagaaacaccCAATTCTGACAAAAAGCAGGAGTCATCCAAAGCTGATGAAGAGGAGGATGATGACAAAGTTGAAACTTCAGATGTGAAGGATGGCTCTGGTGAAGATGATGACCACAATATGGTTAATGAAGAAAGTGACCCCGAAGAGAAGTCTGATGAAGAGCAAAAAGAACCAAAGGACCAGGTTTCGAGTCCAAAAAGTTCATCCAAAAAGACTGTAAAAGAAGGCTCAAAGGCTAAAGCTGGTAGCAAAACAACACCTTCTAAGAAGAAAACCCCAGCAAAATCTGCAAAAACTCCTACAGAATCTGCTAAGAAATCTAGTTCTACTTTGAAAAGAGGTGCAACTGATGCTGAAGGAGCTTCTGGCTCAACAACTAAAGCAAAGAGATCAGCGAAAAAACAGAAGACTGAGAAGGAAAGCCCAAAGGATACCAAGGAAAAAGCCACTGGCAAAAAACAGTCGAGCAAGTCCCCAGCCAAGGCTCCAGCAAAGGATCAAG GAAAAGGGAAAGTTAGCAAGAAACCGAAGCCAGAGCCCACAAGAGATGATATGCATGCAGTAATTGTTGATATTCTGAAGGAAGTAGACTTCAATACT GCAACTTTATCGGACATTCTCAGGCAACTTG GTATCCACTTCAGTGTTGATTTGATGCATAGAAAAGCAGAGGTGAAGGCAATAATTACAGATGTAATTAACAACATGACTGACGAGGAAGATGAAGGCGAAGAAGCAGAGGAGAATGCGGAAGCTGGTGATGACTCAGACAAGGATGAAGAAAAGGATGATGATGGCAAGGACAACGATGATGCTTAA
- the LOC137710951 gene encoding DEK domain-containing chromatin-associated protein 1-like isoform X1 — protein sequence MASEALEEKKPEDEAPVAEKPGAEAEEVTKEEAKEEEQEKEEEKEKENVSEASEKVTEKEEKVVEEGQEEKEKESEETPKKTTRGRRASLKKVENDQTESKKRGRDSAAKKSKEAKAEKKEKEPVTPVSERPTRERKLVERYSAPESGRSSGTKSLSIEKGHGTELKNIPNVAFKMSKRKADDNLQLLHTILFGKKAKPHSLKKNISQFSGYVWVENEQEKHRARVKEKIDKCVKEKLMDFCDLLNIPVKGTTKKEDLSVKLLEFLESPHSTTDILLAEKEQKGQKRRRKATPSKAAGSGEASPETSAKKQKETPNSDKKQESSKADEEEDDDKVETSDVKDGSGEDDDHNMVNEESDPEEKSDEEQKEPKDQVSSPKSSSKKTVKEGSKAKAGSKTTPSKKKTPAKSAKTPTESAKKSSSTLKRGATDAEGASGSTTKAKRSAKKQKTEKESPKDTKEKATGKKQSSKSPAKAPAKDQGKGKVSKKPKPEPTRDDMHAVIVDILKEVDFNTATLSDILRQLGIHFSVDLMHRKAEVKAIITDVINNMTDEEDEGEEAEENAEAGDDSDKDEEKDDDGKDNDDA from the exons ATGGCGTCCGAAGCCCTAGAGGAGAAGAAACCCGAGGACGAAGCTCCGGTGGCGGAGAAGCCGGGGGCTGAGGCCGAGGAGGTGACGAAGGAGGAGGCTAAGGAAGAGGAGcaagagaaagaggaagagaaggagaaggagaatgtTTCGGAAGCTTCCGAGAAGGTCACTGAGAAGGAGGAGAAAGTTGTTGAAGAAGGCCaagaggagaaggagaaagagagtgaGGAAACTCCAAAGAAGACTACGAGGGGTCGAAGGGCTAGCTTGAAGAAGGTGGAGAACGACCAGACCGAGTCGAAAAAAAGAGGCAGGGACTCGGCTGCGAAGAAGAGTAAAGAAGCTAAGGcggagaagaaagagaaggaacCGGTGACTCCGGTGAGTGAGAGGCCCACAAGGGAGAGGAAGCTAGTTGAGCGCTACTCAGCTCCAGAGAGTGGGCGGTCTTCCGGGACTAAATCCTTGAGCATTGAGAAG GGTCACGGTACAGAACTTAAGAATATCCCAAATG TGGCCTTCAAGATGTCAAAGAGAAAAGCAGATGACAACCTTCAATTACTTCACACAATTCTTTTTGGAAAAAAAGCTAAG CCTCAtagtttaaagaaaaatataagtcAGTTTTCAGGTTATGTGTGGGTTGAGAATGAG CAGGAAAAACATCGGGCAAGGGTAAAGGAAAAGATTGATAAGTGTGTTAAAGAGAAATTGATGGATTTTTGTGACTTGCTTAATATTCCGGTTAAGGGCACTACAAAGAAG GAAGATCTTTCTGTCAAGTTATTGGAGTTCTTGGAGTCGCCACATTCTACAACTGATATTTTGCTTGCTGAAAAGGAACAG AAAGGGCAAAAGCGAAGAAGGAAGGCTACACCGAGTAAGGCTGCAGGTTCTGGGGAAGCATCACCAGAAACATCAGCCAAG aaacaaaaagaaacaccCAATTCTGACAAAAAGCAGGAGTCATCCAAAGCTGATGAAGAGGAGGATGATGACAAAGTTGAAACTTCAGATGTGAAGGATGGCTCTGGTGAAGATGATGACCACAATATGGTTAATGAAGAAAGTGACCCCGAAGAGAAGTCTGATGAAGAGCAAAAAGAACCAAAGGACCAGGTTTCGAGTCCAAAAAGTTCATCCAAAAAGACTGTAAAAGAAGGCTCAAAGGCTAAAGCTGGTAGCAAAACAACACCTTCTAAGAAGAAAACCCCAGCAAAATCTGCAAAAACTCCTACAGAATCTGCTAAGAAATCTAGTTCTACTTTGAAAAGAGGTGCAACTGATGCTGAAGGAGCTTCTGGCTCAACAACTAAAGCAAAGAGATCAGCGAAAAAACAGAAGACTGAGAAGGAAAGCCCAAAGGATACCAAGGAAAAAGCCACTGGCAAAAAACAGTCGAGCAAGTCCCCAGCCAAGGCTCCAGCAAAGGATCAAG GAAAAGGGAAAGTTAGCAAGAAACCGAAGCCAGAGCCCACAAGAGATGATATGCATGCAGTAATTGTTGATATTCTGAAGGAAGTAGACTTCAATACT GCAACTTTATCGGACATTCTCAGGCAACTTG GTATCCACTTCAGTGTTGATTTGATGCATAGAAAAGCAGAGGTGAAGGCAATAATTACAGATGTAATTAACAACATGACTGACGAGGAAGATGAAGGCGAAGAAGCAGAGGAGAATGCGGAAGCTGGTGATGACTCAGACAAGGATGAAGAAAAGGATGATGATGGCAAGGACAACGATGATGCTTAA
- the LOC137710334 gene encoding large ribosomal subunit protein eL8y-like has product MAPKRGVKPAALAKKKTEKVVNPLFEKRTKQFGIGGALPPKRDLHRFVKWPKVVRIQRKKRILKQRLKVPPALNQFTKTLDKNLATSLFKLLLKYRPEDKAAKRERLLKRAQEESEGKTVEAKKPIVLKYGLNHVTYLIEQNKAQLVVIAHDVDPIELVVWLPALCRKMEIPYCIVKGKSRLGALLHKKTAAALCLTTVKNEDKLEFSKILEAIKANFNDKYEELRKKWGGGIMGAKSQAKTKAKEKLLAKEAAQRLN; this is encoded by the exons ATG GCCCCGAAGAGAGGTGTGAAACCGGCAGCACTTGCCAAGAAGAAAACT GAGAAGGTTGTGAACCCACTATTTGAGAAGCGTACCAAACAGTTTGGTATTGGTGGGGCTTTGCCTCCTAAGAGAGATCTGCACCGATTTGTTAAGTGGCCCAAGGTTGTTCGTAtccagaggaagaagaggatcCTTAAGCAACGTTTGAAGGTCCCACCAGCACTTAACCAGTTCACCAAGACTCTGGACAAGAACCTAG CTACAAGTCTCTTCAAGTTGCTTCTGAAGTATAGGCCCGAAGACAAAGCTGCAAAGAGGGAACGTCTTCTGAAAAGAGCTCAAGAGGAATCTGAAGGAAAAACTGTTGAGGCAAAGAAGCCTATTGTTCTGAAATATGGACTTAACCATGTCACCTACCTGATTGAGCAG AACAAGGCTCAGCTTGTTGTTATTGCTCACGATGTGGACCCTATCGAGTTGGTTGTATGGCTTCCTGCCTTGTGCAGGAAGATGGAGATCCCATACTGCATTGTGAAGGGGAAATCCCGTCTTGGAGCA CTTCTCCACAAGAAAACTGCTGCTGCACTTTGTTTGACCACCGTTAAGAATGAGGATAAGCTTGAGTTCAGCAAAATTCTGGAGGCCATCAAG GCCAACTTCAACGATAAGTACGAGGAGTTGAGAAAGAAGTGGGGAGGCGGTATCATGGGTGCCAAATCACAGGCCAAGACCAAGGCGAAGGAGAAGCTCTTAGCAAAGGAAGCCGCACAGAGGTTGAACTAA
- the LOC137710736 gene encoding SWI/SNF complex subunit SWI3A-like, translated as MEPAPHDPGSNPLRPDEPELDLYSIPRHSSWFLWDEIHENERIALKEYFDGSSISRTPKTYKEYRDFIINKYREDPSRKLTFTEVRKSLVGDVSLLHKVFNFLEKWGLINFGVNSGGGGGFVAGGEERCKVKVEDGVPNGIRVAEMPNSIKPILPVSGQGKVGEVGGGGGVRRIGFPPLASYSNVFGDVKKEVLVCGNCGGHCDSGYYKYSKGDFLICAKCFENGNYGENRYRDDFTLHEAVEKSGTHGAEWTESETLLLLESVFKHGDDWDLVAQNVQTKTKFDCVAKLIDLPFGELVLGSAYRKGNSSDFSANLDCSKQVQLSSSECQETIITNGQLHEQTDDSKQNGDTLNEGPPLKRQCIASLSDASSSLIKQVAAISTMVGPQITAAAADAAVNVLCEETSCSREIFDADDDSLTNGLWSPAKNCETESDQDGDSEMQEKATESESQDALFRKDDIPPSLQLRAAIGTALGAAAAHSKLLADQEDREIEYLMATIIGTQMKKLHFKLNYFEDLEQIMKKEHAQIEDVEDFLVQERINVLQRTFDSGVPRWMGHPSIKS; from the exons ATGGAACCTGCTCCACACGACCCGGGTTCTAATCCGCTCCGACCTGACGAACCAGAGCTCGACCTCTACTCCATCCCACGCCACTCTA GCTGGTTTTTGTGGGATGAGATTCATGAAAATGAGAGAATTGCATTGAAAGAGTATTTTGATGGGAGCTCGATATCTAGGACTCCGAAAACGTACAAGGAATACAGGGATTTTATCATTAATAAGTATAGAGAGGATCCTTCTAGGAAGCTCACATTCACTGAGGTTAGGAAGTCGCTTGTGGGTGATGTTAGTTTGCTTCATAAGGtgtttaatttcttggagaagtGGGGGTTGATTAATTTCGGTGTGAATTCTGGTGGCGGAGGGGGTTTTGTGGCCGGGGGTGAGGAGAGGTGTAAGGTGAAGGTTGAGGATGGAGTCCCCAATGGGATCCGAGTGGCTGAAATGCCGAATTCCATTAAACCCATTTTGCCAGTTTCAGGTCAAGGTAAAGTTGGGGAGGTTGGGGGTGGTGGAGGTGTGAGGAGAATTGGGTTTCCTCCATTGGCATCATATTCTAATGTTTTTGGTGATGTGAAGAAGGAGGTGTTGGTTTGTGGAAACTGTGGTGGGCATTGCGATTCTGGATATTACAAGTATAGCAAG GGAGATTTTCTAATTTGTGCAAAGTGTTTTGAAAATGGAAACTATGGGGAAAACAGATATAGGGATGACTTCACGTTACATGAGGCAGTTGAGAAGAGCGGTACTCATGGAGCTGAGTGGACTGAATCAGAAACCCTATTacttttagaatctgttttcaAGCATGGGGATGATTGGGACCTTGTTGCTCAAAATGTTCAGACCAAGACCAAATTTGATTGTGTCGCTAAGCTCATTGATCTGCCCTTTGGGGAGCTTGTGTTGGGTTCTGCCTATAGAAAAGGCAATTCTAGTGACTTTAGTGCTAATTTGGACTGTTCAAAGCAAGTTCAGTTATCTTCATCTGAGTGTCAAGAGACTATAATAACCAACGGTCAGTTGCATGAGCAGACGGATGACAGCAAGCAGAACGGAGACACTTTAAATGAAGGCCCCCCTTTGAAAAGACAATGCATTGCTTCTCTTTCGGATGCTAGTAGTTCACTGATTAAACAG GTAGCTGCCATATCAACCATGGTTGGTCCACAAATTACAGCTGCTGCAGCTGATGCTGCCGTAAATGTGCTTTGTGAGGAAACCTCATGTTCAAGGGAGATATTTGATGCTGATGACGATTCTCTTACTAATGGCTTGTGGTCTCCTGCTAAAAACTGTGAGACAGAGAG CGACCAAGATGGGGATTCGGAAATGCAGGAAAAGGCAACCGAATCAG AGAGTCAGGATGCACTCTTCAGAAAAGATGACATACCTCCAAGTTTGCAACTTCGAGCTGCCATTGGAACAGCTCTTGGAGCAGCTGCCGCACACTCAAAATTATTGGCTGATCAGGAGGATAGAGAGATTGAATATCTGATGGCAACCATAATTGGGACACAG ATGAAAAAGTTGCACTTCAAACTGAATTACTTTGAAGATCTCGAGCAGATCATGAAGAAGGAACACGCTCAAATTGAAGATGTAGAAGATTTTCTCGTCCAAGAACGGATTAATGTCTTGCAAAGAACATTTGACTCCGGTGTACCTAGATGGATGGGTCATCCCTCAATAAAATCTTGA
- the LOC137710737 gene encoding HVA22-like protein e isoform X2: MGKAWTFLTQLHTLAGPALTLLYPLYASVVAIESTSKLDDEQWLAYWVIYSFLTLMEMVLRPALEWLPIWYDVKLVFVAWMVLPQFKGAAFLYERYVRDQVRKYGGLKDHPKSGKTSPTGKAKKKFMQFLTPKNEAY; the protein is encoded by the exons ATGGGAAAAGCTTGGACCTTTCTTACCCAACTTCACACACTTGCTGG GCCAGCGTTGACGTTGCTTTACCCTTT ATATGCATCAGTGGTAGCAATAGAGAGCACATCCAAACTAGATGATGAGCAGTGGCTTGCTTATTGGGTTATTTACTCTTTCCTCACTCTCATGGAGATGGTGCTCCGACCAGCTCTTGAGTG gttaccaattTGGTATGATGTGAAGCTTGTGTTTGTGGCATGGATGGTGCTGCCACAGTTCAAGGGGGCAGCTTTCTTGTATGAGAGATATGTGAGAGATCAAGTCAGAAAGTATGGAGGGTTGAAAGACCATCCCAAATCCGGCAAGACATCCCCCACTGGCAAAGCAAAGAAGAAGTTTATGCAGTTCCTGACCCCCAAGAAT GAGGCTTATTGA
- the LOC137710737 gene encoding HVA22-like protein e isoform X1 has protein sequence MGKAWTFLTQLHTLAGPALTLLYPLYASVVAIESTSKLDDEQWLAYWVIYSFLTLMEMVLRPALEWLPIWYDVKLVFVAWMVLPQFKGAAFLYERYVRDQVRKYGGLKDHPKSGKTSPTGKAKKKFMQFLTPKNGEQEAY, from the exons ATGGGAAAAGCTTGGACCTTTCTTACCCAACTTCACACACTTGCTGG GCCAGCGTTGACGTTGCTTTACCCTTT ATATGCATCAGTGGTAGCAATAGAGAGCACATCCAAACTAGATGATGAGCAGTGGCTTGCTTATTGGGTTATTTACTCTTTCCTCACTCTCATGGAGATGGTGCTCCGACCAGCTCTTGAGTG gttaccaattTGGTATGATGTGAAGCTTGTGTTTGTGGCATGGATGGTGCTGCCACAGTTCAAGGGGGCAGCTTTCTTGTATGAGAGATATGTGAGAGATCAAGTCAGAAAGTATGGAGGGTTGAAAGACCATCCCAAATCCGGCAAGACATCCCCCACTGGCAAAGCAAAGAAGAAGTTTATGCAGTTCCTGACCCCCAAGAAT GGGGAGCAGGAGGCTTATTGA